The window TAATATCCCATTTAATTTCGTTGATTGCTGTCTCTAATTCAATTAGTTTTTCTGGGGTTCTTAGTGATCGTGCGTTAAATGACGCTATGTGTAAGTCgcaattgttatttattttttgattttttattcttagaGGGTGTTGGTCGTTTTCCCCCACGATGACCAGTCGGCTTGGGGGAGGATGTTGCTTTTTTGTATGTGTTTCTATTTCTTTACATTGTTGTATTTTCCGTCTGCCGAGAGTTGGTTGctattgttgtttgtttgtagaAGGGTTACTTAGAGAGTTGGATCTATTCCTCATCGCATCAAATGCGTTGATTCTATTGCCCTTGAAGGATGTGGAAGGTTGATGTTTTTTAGGTACATTATTCGGAGAATGTGGGGAATAAGATGTTTCTCGTTTCCTTTTATCACTAATTGATTCATTTTCCTTCACTACGAGCTTATCATATTTCAAAAACGCTATTTTTCCTTTCTTCCTTTCTTCCACCAACTCCGCTTGTAAAGCTTTCCTTTTAGCCAAAACATCCTTGGGATAGTCTTCAGTGACATATATCTTCTTGAGATCCTTCTTCTTTTTCATTATCTCTCTCTTTTTCCACCCGTTTACGAAAGAACAGAGGATTGGTCTCGGTTTATTACCTTCTCTATTTTTATTCCCTATGCGGTATATGTTGTTTATTCCGTTTTCttcgatttcaatatttatatcACTTTTAAAGGTttcttttatgttatttattacttctaGTGTAGATTTTTCTGTTTCTTCCATGCCAAATATTACAATGTTGTTGTTCCTTCTTTCCCTTTTCCAGAATTCTAACTCTTTTTCCTGGTTTTCTACTTTTaatttcaagcttttattttcttctataaTAGGGATTAGCTTCTCATCCATTCGTACCatcatattattaataatagatTCAGTAAGTTCCTCATTTTGATGTTGCATTTCCAATTTCATTTTATCAAACAAAAGTTGCAATTGTGCCtccatttttattgtttttccgGATGGAACGAAACGCAATAGTAGAAATTAGTAGAAATATTCTTCAACACTTGCAACACTGGCGTATATGTCAGTCGTTCTTTAGCTGACAAAGTAACTGTCAAGGTTGTCAAGTTCAATCTCTTCTGAACATCTACCCTCTAACCTTAAAATGTTGTAGATGAACTTTCTTCTTTATTTGTGATGTAATGTGCCGATTTCACTTCAATTAATACCTCCAACACTTCAAGGTTTCTTTTTTGATGTTGTGCAGTAGTACTTTTGATTGTATGACactgtaaactatttttttcgcGACTTTGATCGGACGTTGATGTTTACACTTCAAAGGTCGGTAGCGGAAGGGAAAGAGTACAATAAATCAACTCAGGATAAATACTGTGATTTTGTAAATAGCCTTAAAACTgaagtcagaaaaataaatacacgtAATAAAACAATACTGTCTACAGAAACAACTCAACTACTGAAGGAAAGAAAATTGCTTCTACAGGGCACGAAAAACAAAGAGACTCGTAAAAATATTGCAGAAATAAGTAAAAGGATCAACGAACAAATAAGAAAAGACAGAAAAGAGAATAGGGCAAACTCTTTCCaatatcatattaaaaaaacaggCGGAGTAAAGAAAGCGTTTAAAGAGTTAGAATCAAAGAAAGATTGGATGCCAAATATGAAGGATAAACGGGGAAAATGCTCTAGCAAAAGACTTGAAATAGTAAATATTGCTACGGATTACTACAAGGAcctgtataaaaacaaaactagtAAAGCTACAGAGACTGTGATAGATGAAACACAAGATTCAGATCCTATACCACCTATCCTGGAAGAAGAAACCGAAAGAGCTATTATGACGCAGAAGTTAGGGAAAGCACCTGGCCCTGATCAAATCACCAATGAACTTCTTAGAACATTAAGTCCAGTGATCGTTCCCAaactaactaaactatttaacgaaataataaatacaaaaaatatcccAGATGATTGGACAAAATCAGAGATagttttattacataaaaaaggaGACAAAGGAGACATTGGCAATTATAGGCCAATAAGCCTAATGTCTAATATATATAAGATCTTTTCAAAGATATTACTATCTAGATTAACTAACACCTTCGATGAAAATCAGCCGAAAGAGCAAGCGGGATTTAGGAGCAACTTTTCGACTTTAGACCATATTCACGTCCTCCGGCAGATACTTCAGAAATATAaagaatacaataaaatattctaCTTGGGCTTCGTAGATTTCAACAAAGCGTTCGATTCCTTGGAATACCACTATATATGGGAATCATTAAAGAGACAAGGGGTTCATGGAAAGTATATACGCATACTCAAGAAAATTTACGGGAAAAGCACAGCAAAGATAAAACTGGAAATGAAAGGCGATGAGTACCCAATTGAAAGAGGAGTCCGTCAAGGAGACCCAATTTCGCCTAAGATATTTGCAGCTGTATTGGAAATTTGCCGTGTGATGGCGGCGACCAAGAATACCACCaccccatctcttcccgtgggtttCGTAAGAGGCGATTGAGGGATATATGTGAAGGATGGGCAGTAGCGTCCTCTGTAACTCTCACAACCTCTGCACCGAGACAATTACACCTAGTCTCCAGAATTAGAAGGAATACTGTAACAAACCCGGAACGGTGCCTCCGCTTAGGCTCTAGCTAGCCAGGCACCTGCGGCCAAACCGGCACCACACGTACTGACTTGTCACTCCTGTGGGTCCTGCCGGGGAGGAGGAGAGGGTGGCTTGGGTTCTGGGCAAGCCCGTGTTGCCATAAAGTCGTCTGTCCCAGGCGTAGTAGCATCCGCGGAGAGGTCACTTCGCCCGCCTGCCTCAGGTGGGAAACAACACGGAGAGTGGCAGTTACCGGTTATAAGTTCGCACAAATAGGCGTAAGTGCCAACGCCAGGGGTCACTCTCGACAGTAGGAGGATCCATCGCAGGTCCACTGATCAGTTACCGCCTGCTTTAAGTTGGGCAGCCCCCGACCACTAAGGTACTGATCCGCCTCAGCGTTAA of the Choristoneura fumiferana chromosome 17, NRCan_CFum_1, whole genome shotgun sequence genome contains:
- the LOC141437472 gene encoding uncharacterized protein, which codes for MEAQLQLLFDKMKLEMQHQNEELTESIINNMMVRMDEKLIPIIEENKSLKLKVENQEKELEFWKRERRNNNIVIFGMEETEKSTLEVINNIKETFKSDINIEIEENGINNIYRIGNKNREGNKPRPILCSFVNGWKKREIMKKKKDLKKIYVTEDYPKDVLAKRKALQAELVEERKKGKIAFLKYDKLVVKENESISDKRKRETSYSPHSPNNVPKKHQPSTSFKGNRINAFDAMRNRSNSLSNPSTNKQQ